A genomic segment from Nodularia sphaerocarpa UHCC 0038 encodes:
- a CDS encoding chloride channel protein, translating into MTLLPPSELRKVTEQPIFPTPSARLTQLINRFQLSPETVVLFLALLIGGGTGMGVVTFHYLIELIDHLMREKFLGAISSWGNWTFACVPILGGLIVGLMRWYAQDFGPGLSSMIAASQGTELKQQLRPVTKMLAASVSLGSGASLGTEGPSVEIGANFGMLLSVILKVSQERQRLLLGAGAAAGLAAGFNAPIAGVFFALEVVMGATSFATSAVSVVLLAAVVAALIAQIGLGAQPAFDLPVYQVRSLLELPLYLGLGLGASLVSLTYTGTIRLATAAFAGLIPGFGLLGRIPKPIHPLIGGVILGTVALQFPQILGIGYETVEAMLQDVEFSPHLLVVLLVLKLLMTAISTSSGFVGGLFAPAMFLGASFGSAYAKIVTLLFPAVGEVMAAPPAYAMVGMAAVLAASVRAPLTAILMLFELTRDYRIVLPLMAAVGLSVWIIEQFKPNLNSNSNLQQIGLSELKDEQAEIVQQILVEDAMVIYPKKLPATLGVLEAALEMIRDRCRSALVIDQAEQLVGILSLEDINRVLRLPQNHSSSANEISSNLANQTLIDICTTEILYAWRDELLSEALDRMALRGLHQLPVVARDNSESILGLLEREQVTLICSLTVTHKAIQQHLAEKVISH; encoded by the coding sequence ATGACTCTCTTGCCTCCCAGCGAACTGAGGAAGGTAACGGAACAACCTATATTTCCTACACCTTCTGCTCGTTTAACACAACTGATTAACCGTTTTCAACTATCCCCAGAAACTGTTGTACTATTTTTAGCCCTGCTGATTGGCGGTGGCACGGGTATGGGCGTAGTCACATTTCACTATTTAATTGAGCTGATTGATCACCTGATGCGAGAAAAATTCCTCGGTGCAATTAGTAGCTGGGGTAACTGGACTTTCGCCTGTGTTCCCATCCTGGGTGGGTTAATCGTGGGATTGATGCGTTGGTATGCTCAAGACTTTGGCCCCGGACTTTCATCAATGATTGCTGCCTCTCAGGGAACAGAACTCAAGCAACAATTACGACCAGTAACAAAAATGTTAGCTGCATCTGTTTCCTTGGGAAGTGGTGCTTCCTTGGGGACTGAAGGGCCAAGTGTAGAAATTGGGGCAAATTTTGGGATGCTGTTGTCTGTGATTCTCAAAGTGTCTCAAGAGCGACAACGGTTACTTTTAGGTGCTGGTGCGGCGGCGGGATTAGCGGCGGGATTTAACGCTCCCATCGCGGGAGTATTTTTTGCTCTCGAAGTAGTGATGGGGGCAACATCTTTTGCCACTTCGGCTGTGAGTGTAGTACTGCTAGCCGCAGTAGTAGCCGCATTAATTGCTCAAATTGGCTTGGGCGCACAACCAGCTTTTGACTTACCTGTTTATCAAGTCCGCAGTCTTTTGGAATTACCGCTTTATCTGGGGTTAGGTTTAGGAGCAAGTTTAGTTTCTCTGACTTATACAGGAACTATTCGTTTAGCAACAGCCGCCTTTGCTGGGTTAATTCCAGGTTTTGGCTTATTAGGACGCATCCCTAAACCCATTCATCCCTTAATTGGCGGCGTAATTCTCGGCACAGTCGCTTTACAATTTCCCCAAATTTTAGGCATCGGTTATGAAACTGTGGAAGCCATGCTTCAGGATGTGGAGTTTTCTCCGCATCTATTGGTTGTCTTGTTAGTACTGAAATTATTAATGACAGCAATCAGTACCAGTAGTGGTTTCGTGGGTGGTTTATTTGCACCAGCGATGTTTCTGGGTGCTTCTTTTGGCTCTGCTTACGCTAAAATCGTCACCCTCCTATTTCCGGCAGTTGGTGAGGTGATGGCGGCTCCTCCAGCCTATGCAATGGTGGGGATGGCGGCCGTTTTAGCGGCGAGTGTCAGAGCGCCATTAACAGCGATTTTGATGTTATTTGAATTAACCCGTGACTACCGCATTGTTTTACCTTTAATGGCAGCAGTCGGTTTAAGTGTGTGGATCATAGAACAGTTTAAGCCCAATTTAAACTCTAATTCTAATTTGCAACAAATTGGACTTTCTGAGTTGAAAGACGAACAAGCAGAAATTGTGCAGCAAATTTTGGTAGAAGATGCTATGGTAATTTATCCGAAAAAGTTACCTGCAACTTTGGGAGTGTTAGAGGCAGCTCTTGAAATGATTCGCGATCGCTGTCGGAGTGCTTTAGTCATTGATCAAGCAGAGCAATTAGTTGGTATCCTATCTCTAGAAGACATTAATCGTGTTCTGCGTCTACCGCAAAATCACTCGTCTTCTGCCAATGAAATTTCCAGCAATTTAGCTAATCAAACTCTAATTGATATTTGTACCACTGAAATTCTCTATGCTTGGCGAGATGAACTCTTGTCTGAAGCTTTAGATCGCATGGCTCTTCGAGGTTTGCACCAGTTACCTGTGGTAGCACGAGATAATTCTGAGTCCATTTTAGGCTTACTAGAACGCGAACAAGTTACATTAATATGCAGCTTGACAGTAACCCACAAGGCTATTCAGCAACATTTAGCCGAAAAAGTCATTAGTCATTAG
- a CDS encoding ArnT family glycosyltransferase gives MPEGSFIWGYLEKQHRPVNQWIDWLWLIILLFAAVLLFTINLGGLPLQDGDESTVALVAREIWNAPPGSMRWLYPTLGGEPYHHKPPLIHWLIAGAYSLGGVNEWTSRLPSSILTSLSVPLLYSIGREIFRQRWVAIYSALIYLTMLPVVRHGRLAILDGAVVSFLMVMMLCVLRSRRDLRYCLGVGIGLGLICLTQGLLGILLAAIAIVFLFWDTPRLLTSYYFWIGIFIGILPVVAWYSAQLLQYGDSFAQVGLLNQSLSEIGTAIERNSAPPWYYVMEILTWTWPWLIFLPQTVRLIWENLNLSWAKLLLVWSFVYLLIISLMSIKLPWYLFPIYPSLALAFGAQLAEIEDLPLASSYPRTWVAGLSILAVVASAGSIYFSSATGHKTDLQLIFAAVALTMTLAAILAERGNGQFLKILLWGSYISLLLLMRSNYWIWELGEAYPVKPVAAMIQQLDPAVKKIYTSFPYHRTSLDFYSYRTIIPASVNELQYHWHYTGQPYFLIHADVIKQLQLESMKQIDQAEDWILITKEPNQW, from the coding sequence ATGCCAGAAGGAAGCTTTATTTGGGGCTATCTAGAAAAACAGCATCGCCCGGTTAATCAATGGATTGATTGGCTATGGCTAATCATATTACTGTTTGCCGCAGTGTTACTTTTTACAATCAATCTGGGGGGATTACCACTGCAAGATGGGGATGAAAGTACTGTGGCGCTGGTGGCTAGGGAAATTTGGAATGCTCCGCCAGGTTCCATGCGATGGCTTTACCCCACCCTAGGAGGTGAACCCTATCATCACAAACCACCTTTGATACATTGGCTGATTGCTGGGGCTTATTCTTTAGGAGGTGTGAACGAATGGACAAGCCGCTTACCTAGCTCAATTTTGACTTCATTATCCGTACCATTGCTGTATTCAATTGGTCGAGAGATATTTCGTCAACGCTGGGTAGCTATTTATAGTGCTTTGATTTATCTGACAATGCTGCCGGTAGTGCGTCATGGTAGATTGGCGATTTTAGATGGCGCAGTGGTCAGCTTTTTAATGGTGATGATGTTGTGCGTGTTGCGATCGCGCCGGGATTTACGTTACTGTCTGGGTGTTGGTATCGGACTGGGGTTGATTTGCCTAACTCAGGGGCTATTAGGTATATTATTAGCTGCGATCGCCATAGTCTTTCTATTTTGGGATACACCCAGATTACTCACCAGTTACTATTTCTGGATAGGCATCTTCATCGGCATTTTACCTGTAGTTGCTTGGTATAGCGCCCAGTTGCTGCAATACGGTGACAGTTTTGCTCAAGTTGGCCTTCTCAATCAATCCTTAAGCGAAATTGGCACAGCCATTGAGCGAAATTCTGCACCACCCTGGTACTATGTCATGGAAATTCTCACATGGACATGGCCTTGGTTGATTTTTTTACCCCAAACTGTACGCTTAATTTGGGAAAATCTCAACCTTAGCTGGGCGAAACTCTTGCTCGTATGGAGTTTCGTCTATCTGCTGATTATCTCCCTAATGAGTATCAAACTACCTTGGTATTTATTCCCCATTTACCCTAGTTTAGCCTTAGCTTTTGGCGCTCAGTTAGCAGAAATAGAAGATTTACCTTTAGCATCATCCTATCCGCGTACTTGGGTAGCTGGTTTGTCAATACTGGCTGTAGTAGCTTCTGCTGGGAGCATTTACTTCAGTAGCGCCACAGGACATAAAACCGACTTACAGCTGATATTTGCCGCCGTAGCTTTGACTATGACTTTAGCCGCTATTTTAGCAGAACGAGGTAATGGGCAATTCCTGAAGATTTTACTGTGGGGAAGCTATATTTCTTTACTGCTATTAATGAGATCAAACTACTGGATTTGGGAATTAGGGGAAGCTTATCCAGTCAAACCAGTAGCGGCCATGATCCAGCAGCTAGATCCAGCAGTGAAGAAGATTTATACATCTTTTCCCTACCATAGAACCTCATTAGATTTTTATAGCTATCGCACCATTATTCCCGCTTCTGTCAACGAACTGCAATATCATTGGCACTACACTGGACAACCATACTTCTTAATCCATGCAGATGTGATCAAACAACTGCAACTCGAATCAATGAAGCAGATTGATCAAGCTGAAGATTGGATATTAATCACCAAAGAACCAAATCAATGGTAG
- a CDS encoding recombinase family protein: MKIIAYSYSNPLLEPSVDVNDWGWEVDRVYQDLGNRTQLQKLITDCKSEPVNYLLIHRLEELGESLEFVSDRLHELEAMGIIIIATEQPYTSKNSHLDSDLWKLLQEIQLQQHSRSIRQAHAYSRLQASPPPGKAPYGYRRSKEKYTIDRSTSPVVKDFFEHFLLYASLRGAVRYLAKKYGKKISVTTGRRWLTNPVYRGDTAYHHDQIISDTHIPIISREEAAQIDRILRRNSRLPSRTASAPRSLAGLVICGQCQSHTTVTRVTKPYQDKEYLYLRPISCTQRPKCRAIPYQDVLEHTIKMICRDLPQAVAGMDFPQLDTIKNSLGQAIARQQEILQQLPALVETGILDDETAKLRAYKLRTEISQLQAKLATLPPVNLRSVAQAVSIPQFWFDLSEPERRFYLREFIKQIEIIRQEKQWELRIIFIF, encoded by the coding sequence ATGAAAATTATTGCTTATTCTTACAGTAATCCTTTACTAGAACCTTCTGTTGATGTCAATGATTGGGGATGGGAGGTGGATCGAGTTTATCAAGATTTGGGTAACAGAACGCAGTTACAAAAATTAATCACAGACTGTAAAAGTGAACCAGTAAATTATTTGCTGATCCATCGTTTAGAAGAATTGGGAGAGAGTTTGGAGTTCGTGAGCGATCGCTTGCATGAACTCGAAGCAATGGGCATAATCATCATAGCCACCGAACAACCCTACACTTCCAAAAATTCTCATCTAGACTCTGATTTATGGAAATTACTCCAGGAAATCCAACTTCAGCAGCATAGCCGCAGCATCCGCCAAGCACACGCCTACAGCCGTCTACAAGCTTCACCTCCTCCCGGTAAAGCTCCCTATGGCTATCGTCGTAGTAAAGAAAAATATACCATTGATCGCAGTACCTCACCAGTAGTTAAAGATTTTTTTGAACACTTCTTACTTTATGCTTCCCTACGTGGCGCAGTGCGTTACTTGGCGAAAAAATATGGTAAAAAAATCTCTGTCACTACCGGAAGACGCTGGTTGACCAATCCCGTTTATCGTGGTGATACCGCTTATCACCATGATCAAATTATCTCTGATACCCATATCCCCATCATATCTAGAGAAGAAGCGGCTCAAATTGACCGAATTTTACGCCGTAACAGTCGTTTACCATCTCGAACTGCTAGCGCACCACGTTCTTTAGCTGGGTTGGTGATTTGTGGTCAGTGTCAGTCACATACAACTGTCACCCGTGTCACTAAGCCTTACCAAGATAAAGAGTATCTTTATTTACGTCCTATTAGCTGTACTCAACGTCCCAAATGTCGGGCGATTCCCTACCAGGATGTATTAGAACATACCATTAAAATGATTTGCCGTGATTTACCCCAGGCTGTAGCGGGAATGGATTTTCCCCAGTTGGATACCATTAAGAACAGTTTAGGGCAAGCGATCGCACGACAGCAAGAAATACTCCAGCAATTACCCGCCTTAGTCGAAACCGGGATTTTAGACGATGAAACCGCAAAATTACGAGCTTACAAACTCCGCACAGAAATTTCTCAACTCCAAGCCAAACTAGCCACACTTCCCCCAGTCAACTTGCGTTCTGTAGCTCAAGCTGTTTCCATTCCCCAATTTTGGTTCGACTTATCAGAACCAGAACGAAGATTTTACTTGCGAGAATTTATCAAACAAATTGAAATTATTCGCCAAGAAAAACAATGGGAATTACGGATAATATTTATTTTTTAG
- a CDS encoding VOC family protein, translated as MQINQCLHTAILVTDLAKSENFYGQVLGLSKIDRTLKYPGAWYQVGNYQLHLIVTTILPTDNLHEKWGRNPHIAFSVADLDVAKLELLNHNYPIQVSASGRAALFTQDPDGNIIELSQQ; from the coding sequence ATGCAGATTAACCAGTGTCTCCATACAGCGATTCTTGTGACTGATTTAGCAAAATCTGAAAATTTTTATGGACAGGTTTTGGGATTATCTAAAATAGATCGTACTCTCAAATACCCCGGTGCATGGTATCAAGTGGGTAACTATCAACTTCACCTGATAGTTACAACTATTCTCCCTACAGATAACCTCCATGAAAAATGGGGACGCAATCCTCACATTGCTTTTTCTGTGGCTGATTTGGATGTTGCTAAACTAGAGTTACTCAATCATAATTATCCCATTCAAGTTAGTGCTTCTGGTCGCGCCGCTCTCTTCACTCAAGATCCAGATGGGAATATTATCGAACTCAGTCAGCAATGA
- a CDS encoding DUF4383 domain-containing protein has product MENINLAKMTERYCALSIGVIYLLLGLAGFVPALVSLPGTSASYIPADIAPNAYAAGFGLIFGVIPTNFLHNLVRCAVGFWGIASYNNANSARIFNRVFAIAYAVLAIMGFLPFAKSFFGLMPIFGINAWLNALAAIAAGYYGIVIPAKIRGVNVSQNV; this is encoded by the coding sequence ATGGAAAACATCAACTTGGCGAAAATGACAGAGCGTTACTGCGCTTTGAGCATTGGTGTGATTTATTTGCTATTAGGTTTAGCTGGATTTGTCCCAGCTTTAGTTTCATTACCAGGGACAAGCGCATCTTATATCCCGGCTGATATCGCTCCTAACGCCTATGCTGCGGGATTTGGTTTGATATTTGGAGTAATTCCCACTAATTTCTTACATAACCTTGTCCGTTGCGCTGTCGGATTTTGGGGAATTGCTTCCTACAACAATGCTAACAGCGCGCGCATATTCAATCGTGTTTTTGCCATAGCTTATGCCGTACTAGCGATTATGGGATTTTTACCCTTTGCTAAGTCATTTTTTGGCTTAATGCCTATTTTTGGAATTAATGCTTGGCTGAATGCTCTAGCGGCGATCGCTGCGGGCTATTATGGTATTGTCATTCCAGCCAAAATCAGGGGTGTTAATGTATCCCAAAACGTCTAA
- a CDS encoding rhomboid family intramembrane serine protease translates to MVPIKDNNPTQITPYVTYGLIAANVLAFLYEASLPPQALNQFFHLAAVIPKELTLSFSGISVNQPVPEWATLITAQFLHGGFLHLGGNMLFLWVFGNNIEEKLGRAKYLLFYLSCGALASLAQWFFAQDSTIPSLGASGAIAGVMGAYILRFPKVEIVGVVPLGFFFPSFRVPAYFFLGFWFIQQAFYGIASLEAPTNIGMESGGIAYWAHAAGFVFGAILGPVLGLFSDKSNQESLSG, encoded by the coding sequence GTGGTTCCAATTAAAGATAATAATCCTACACAAATCACGCCTTATGTGACTTATGGATTGATTGCAGCCAATGTCTTGGCTTTTCTTTATGAAGCAAGTCTTCCTCCCCAAGCATTAAATCAGTTCTTTCATCTGGCGGCTGTAATTCCCAAAGAACTCACCTTAAGTTTTTCTGGCATCTCTGTCAATCAGCCGGTACCAGAATGGGCGACTTTGATTACCGCACAATTTTTGCATGGCGGTTTTTTACATCTAGGGGGGAATATGTTGTTTCTCTGGGTTTTTGGGAACAATATTGAAGAAAAGTTAGGGCGTGCTAAATATTTACTGTTTTATTTATCTTGTGGTGCTTTGGCATCGTTGGCACAATGGTTCTTCGCTCAAGATTCTACCATTCCTTCATTAGGAGCAAGTGGTGCGATCGCTGGCGTTATGGGAGCATATATACTCAGGTTTCCCAAAGTCGAAATTGTCGGTGTAGTACCTTTAGGATTTTTCTTCCCATCCTTCCGAGTTCCAGCATATTTCTTTTTGGGCTTCTGGTTTATCCAGCAAGCTTTTTACGGAATAGCCAGTCTAGAAGCGCCCACCAATATTGGCATGGAAAGCGGCGGTATTGCCTATTGGGCCCATGCAGCCGGTTTTGTGTTTGGCGCAATTCTTGGCCCAGTGCTGGGTTTATTTAGCGACAAATCCAATCAAGAATCTTTATCTGGGTAG
- a CDS encoding rhomboid family intramembrane serine protease, with amino-acid sequence MFPLHDENPTRITPYFTYGLIGLNIVVFLHEVSLSTEQLEQFFRMYAVIPRELTNNFAQEWTTLFTSQFLHGGWWHLISNMVFLWVFGNNIEDRMGHFKYLIFYLACGALAALCQWFIGMDSTIPSLGASGAIAGVLGAYVIRFPKSRILTLVFLGFFITTIRIPAVILIGIFVIQNVISGLLSLQTAANMSVETGGVAYWAHIGGFAFGLILAPLFGLFRRD; translated from the coding sequence TTGTTTCCCCTCCATGATGAAAACCCAACACGAATCACCCCATATTTTACTTACGGGTTGATTGGTTTGAATATTGTAGTCTTCCTTCACGAAGTGAGTCTATCAACTGAACAATTAGAGCAATTCTTTCGGATGTATGCGGTAATACCACGAGAGTTAACCAATAACTTTGCCCAAGAGTGGACGACGTTATTTACGTCACAATTCTTACACGGTGGTTGGTGGCATCTGATCTCAAATATGGTGTTTCTCTGGGTGTTTGGTAACAATATTGAAGACCGGATGGGTCATTTCAAGTATCTGATTTTTTATCTAGCCTGTGGTGCTTTAGCCGCCTTGTGTCAGTGGTTTATTGGCATGGATTCCACGATTCCTTCTTTAGGAGCCAGTGGTGCAATTGCTGGGGTTCTTGGTGCTTATGTGATCCGTTTCCCGAAATCTAGAATTTTAACGTTAGTCTTTTTGGGTTTTTTCATCACCACAATCAGGATTCCCGCAGTTATTCTCATCGGAATTTTCGTGATCCAAAATGTGATATCGGGTCTTTTGAGCCTGCAAACTGCTGCTAATATGAGTGTGGAAACAGGCGGAGTTGCTTACTGGGCGCACATCGGCGGCTTTGCTTTTGGTCTCATTCTGGCTCCATTATTCGGGTTATTTCGGCGTGACTAG
- a CDS encoding GumC family protein, whose product MTPPIVKRYLIAFDKYKWIGLASFALVMAGSTVVAILPEPASSYIADAALAYTRPPVSFSATGTEIQQQGQELSKQVLLSEQILQAVSTKVNVKPETIGTNVALTLPERNSNGQLLSSIIQLRYQDSDPKRAQQILLELMQAMINLSSDINTGRLNAIIEKINERIPQAKAELQAAEQKLEQYDRRERPAILAAENGSLLGAVTNSQNQQRLIQLTIAGIDAQLGSLQDKLGLNAGQAYVSSALSADPILSNLRLQIYQVESQITLLSKDLRPENPTMIQLARQKQSIEELLQQRAGEVVGGDGTAAPLAANVSGIRAQSNLDPARQQLANQMVGLETQRETLQQQLAQQIREEERLRQDYSQIPNKQLERSRLEQEVGLKRAIFNQMQAKLTDSQTAEAETVSSLTIAKIPNVGNNASQAQSVPLTLGIGGLLGLLVGGGVIFLLGSLEGTFKTREDIRDTLRQREVSHLGELPLMPVDDLDTAALPVILSPDSPYLEFYEKFRSNVRRLGGADFKVLLITSTSSDEGKTVSAYNLGIASALAGKRTLIIETDLRSPSHALSLNVTPDIDASIEPLRYYARLNECVRLVPEVENLYIIPSPGPVRQSAAILESSEIRRLMADVRERFDLVILDTNALSSSNDVLLMQPYSDGIVLVARPNHTQENMLGEAIDQLVESELGLLGVIVNGADIFVSPSQPILSQQEAGIYSEV is encoded by the coding sequence ATGACTCCACCAATTGTTAAGCGCTATCTGATTGCTTTTGATAAATACAAGTGGATTGGATTAGCCAGTTTTGCTTTAGTGATGGCGGGATCAACTGTGGTGGCAATCCTGCCTGAACCAGCATCGAGCTACATAGCAGACGCAGCACTTGCTTATACTCGTCCACCAGTTTCCTTCTCCGCAACAGGAACTGAAATTCAACAACAAGGACAAGAACTGAGTAAGCAAGTTTTGCTCTCAGAGCAGATTCTTCAAGCTGTATCCACGAAAGTCAATGTCAAACCAGAAACTATTGGCACAAATGTCGCCCTGACTCTACCGGAGAGAAACAGTAATGGGCAACTACTATCTTCAATTATTCAGTTGAGATATCAGGATAGTGATCCCAAGCGAGCGCAGCAGATATTGCTGGAATTAATGCAAGCCATGATTAACTTGAGCAGTGACATTAATACTGGACGATTAAACGCAATTATTGAAAAAATTAATGAGCGCATACCGCAGGCGAAAGCAGAACTGCAAGCAGCAGAACAGAAGCTCGAACAGTATGATCGCCGGGAGCGTCCGGCAATATTGGCGGCGGAAAATGGTAGTTTGCTCGGTGCTGTAACTAATAGCCAAAATCAGCAACGGTTAATTCAACTAACTATTGCGGGGATTGATGCCCAACTTGGGAGTTTGCAAGACAAGTTGGGTTTAAATGCGGGACAAGCCTATGTTTCTTCGGCTTTGAGTGCCGATCCGATTCTTTCTAACTTGCGATTGCAAATTTATCAAGTAGAATCTCAAATCACTTTACTCAGTAAAGATTTACGACCTGAAAACCCGACAATGATTCAGTTGGCGCGTCAGAAACAATCTATTGAAGAATTACTGCAACAACGCGCCGGTGAAGTGGTGGGAGGTGACGGTACGGCGGCTCCTCTGGCTGCGAATGTTTCGGGTATCCGCGCCCAAAGTAATTTAGATCCAGCCCGACAACAGCTAGCAAATCAGATGGTGGGTTTGGAAACCCAACGAGAAACACTTCAACAACAATTAGCGCAACAAATCAGAGAAGAAGAACGATTACGGCAAGATTATTCTCAAATACCCAACAAGCAACTAGAGCGATCGCGTTTAGAACAGGAAGTAGGCCTGAAAAGAGCGATTTTTAACCAAATGCAGGCAAAGCTCACAGACTCTCAAACCGCAGAGGCAGAAACAGTTAGTAGCTTAACAATTGCCAAAATACCGAACGTGGGCAACAATGCTAGTCAAGCTCAGAGTGTACCTCTGACTTTGGGTATTGGTGGTTTATTGGGATTGCTAGTAGGCGGTGGGGTAATATTTTTGTTGGGTTCCCTGGAAGGCACTTTCAAAACCAGGGAGGATATCCGCGACACCCTCAGACAACGGGAAGTTTCTCATCTGGGAGAATTGCCTTTAATGCCTGTGGATGATTTGGACACAGCCGCCCTACCTGTAATCCTTTCTCCTGATTCTCCCTATTTGGAGTTTTATGAAAAGTTTCGCAGCAATGTGCGCCGCCTTGGTGGTGCAGATTTCAAAGTGCTATTGATTACTAGTACTAGCAGCGATGAAGGTAAGACGGTGAGTGCTTATAACTTAGGTATAGCCTCCGCCCTGGCTGGTAAAAGAACTTTGATTATCGAAACTGATTTGCGATCGCCTTCTCATGCTTTATCTCTGAATGTCACCCCCGATATTGATGCCAGCATTGAACCCCTGCGCTATTATGCCAGATTGAATGAATGTGTCCGCTTAGTTCCTGAAGTCGAAAATTTATACATTATTCCCAGCCCTGGCCCTGTGCGTCAATCTGCTGCAATTCTTGAATCAAGCGAAATCCGACGGCTGATGGCAGATGTCCGGGAACGTTTTGATTTAGTAATTTTAGATACTAATGCCCTCAGCTCATCCAACGATGTTTTGTTAATGCAACCCTACAGCGATGGCATAGTGTTAGTAGCACGTCCCAACCATACACAAGAAAATATGTTAGGAGAAGCTATTGATCAATTAGTTGAATCTGAACTGGGTTTGTTAGGAGTTATTGTCAACGGCGCTGATATTTTTGTTTCCCCGTCTCAGCCGATCTTATCTCAGCAAGAAGCCGGAATTTATTCAGAAGTTTGA
- a CDS encoding cyanoexosortase B system-associated protein: protein MNPLSKFFKDKPTTHVTVLLLLLLLLIIKGLPGYLTGRWQWKQPAPVPNLTELRQIRKIGITLPDWQTVEQAEQFVGTGKWSLQILKQEGTQNQAILLLHPQNGPMDQPEVEWTDINSWGKSRWKRWDIAQYRSAQFTVNRPPKSGSNAQTKVEARFFRVSTQQETFAVLQWYATPNGGHPSPVRWFLADQLAQWHKDRIPWVSVSIMIPMEPLGDVETTWALAESIGQTVQATLMASPF from the coding sequence ATGAATCCCTTATCCAAGTTTTTCAAAGACAAGCCAACAACTCATGTAACAGTGCTGTTGTTGTTATTACTGCTATTGATAATCAAAGGACTTCCCGGATACCTGACAGGACGCTGGCAATGGAAACAACCAGCACCTGTTCCCAACCTGACAGAATTGAGACAGATACGTAAAATCGGGATCACCCTTCCTGACTGGCAAACTGTTGAACAAGCTGAACAATTCGTAGGTACAGGTAAATGGTCATTGCAGATTCTCAAGCAAGAAGGCACCCAAAACCAGGCTATATTACTTTTGCATCCGCAAAACGGTCCGATGGATCAACCAGAGGTAGAATGGACGGATATTAATAGCTGGGGAAAATCTCGCTGGAAACGATGGGATATTGCTCAATATCGATCTGCCCAATTTACTGTCAACCGACCCCCAAAATCAGGTTCAAATGCTCAAACGAAGGTAGAAGCAAGGTTCTTTCGCGTCTCCACCCAACAGGAAACTTTCGCTGTCTTGCAATGGTATGCCACCCCCAATGGTGGACATCCATCACCTGTGCGCTGGTTTCTGGCAGATCAACTGGCACAATGGCATAAAGATCGCATTCCTTGGGTTAGTGTAAGCATAATGATTCCTATGGAACCTTTAGGCGACGTGGAAACTACTTGGGCTTTAGCTGAGTCTATTGGTCAAACAGTACAAGCGACATTGATGGCAAGTCCTTTCTAA